From Allofrancisella guangzhouensis, a single genomic window includes:
- a CDS encoding aminotransferase class I/II-fold pyridoxal phosphate-dependent enzyme, which translates to MKKNWIKLRVNKSKSYLGNIYKISNSVYNSIFEKNVFLTSDQKCKEFMSCSYLGLHNDKRIIKAIQNSKELIDQNLLFSSARTRMTSAIEERTNNKLQQIFNPYHIVQFQNVHTIHLGVLPLLLSGEFPMVKPRTNGFYCIIDKFSHQSIKVMIGIISQFCDVNIVDLEDWDTVLKISHKITDEDKTLFIITDSLGSMGKVYDVKKLVNLIEENEGYIYFDDAHGMSILGKHGCGYVLATLENKLNPRVFISTGLTKAFGSHGGVILTPYKEQIDFIKTYATTYTFSGPISNPNLIATDVCCDIHLSSEIYALQKKLYDNISFFDKNFKHTDKNICFHSILPFRPILLGSEKEVQDCLSFLKSKGILVTGAVYPTVEKNKSIIRIALSAIHIEQDILSLVESLHSFLEQYE; encoded by the coding sequence ATGAAAAAAAATTGGATTAAACTTAGAGTAAATAAATCTAAATCTTATTTAGGTAACATCTATAAAATATCCAATTCGGTTTATAATAGTATTTTCGAAAAAAACGTATTTTTAACTTCTGATCAGAAATGTAAAGAGTTTATGTCATGCTCATATCTTGGTTTACATAATGATAAGAGGATAATTAAGGCCATACAGAATAGTAAAGAATTAATTGACCAAAATCTTTTATTCTCCTCAGCAAGAACAAGAATGACATCTGCAATAGAAGAAAGAACTAACAATAAATTACAGCAAATATTTAACCCTTACCATATAGTTCAGTTCCAAAATGTTCACACTATCCATTTAGGGGTTTTACCTTTACTTTTATCAGGTGAATTTCCAATGGTTAAGCCTAGGACAAATGGTTTTTATTGTATTATAGATAAATTTTCTCACCAATCGATAAAAGTTATGATTGGCATCATATCACAATTTTGTGACGTAAATATAGTTGATTTAGAAGATTGGGATACTGTTTTAAAGATAAGTCATAAAATAACAGATGAAGATAAAACTCTTTTTATTATAACTGATAGCTTAGGTTCAATGGGTAAAGTCTATGATGTTAAAAAATTAGTTAATCTTATTGAAGAAAATGAAGGTTATATATATTTTGACGACGCTCATGGAATGTCAATCTTAGGTAAACACGGTTGTGGTTATGTACTTGCTACTTTAGAGAATAAATTAAACCCAAGGGTTTTTATTTCAACTGGATTAACAAAAGCTTTTGGCTCCCATGGGGGAGTTATTTTAACTCCGTATAAAGAGCAGATTGATTTTATCAAGACATATGCTACTACTTATACCTTTTCAGGTCCTATTTCTAACCCAAACTTGATAGCTACTGATGTATGTTGTGATATACATTTATCTAGCGAGATTTATGCTCTACAGAAAAAACTCTACGATAATATTAGTTTTTTTGATAAAAATTTCAAACATACTGATAAAAATATTTGTTTTCACTCAATATTACCATTTAGACCAATATTATTAGGTAGCGAGAAGGAAGTTCAAGACTGTTTAAGTTTCTTAAAAAGTAAAGGAATATTGGTTACTGGGGCTGTATACCCAACTGTAGAAAAAAATAAATCTATAATAAGGATTGCTCTTTCTGCTATTCATATAGAGCAAGATATTTTATCGTTAGTGGAATCCTTACACTCTTTTTTAGAACAATATGAATAA
- a CDS encoding glycosyltransferase — translation MESNFIHFYWAGPEGKEIPHFVYRNLNIWAKYLDKSRSLFIPILWCNEAVYKTLKDKNGTAAISQRSGSLKNPGAFVNNIYGTAYDKKRSRSASYKDFYTLLPKGTETFYKLSYQYKSPIKERKVRNDKETWEFGTKFIHIPVIVVNFESYLYNLGETSEETENFRFILEVYKLYNKPYYYTNVKDEYNIHFLANFGGLYFDIDFLPLTEVFFESMNQIRTEEYQGWSLDRILLMLKAMKYADSQNFNFILTKYCDIDISKTQLINNLRKNTSVINQMATYDVGFQIYLEPVERKIGKLSYDEGTLLFIKKYFEENSVKYKSDTEEYIRKAQGVFPIGLFQGNKYIGYEGLSEIQKTTNAEKLRKFSNYFKNGTCFQQYLEDYRSLGVSPIRNVNSSLIPLANANRIITYNVNFFRPISEGLSTNQNLREVDLNYKILYAHLFWDKFTRVFRYAPSTLFYTGYEKMTNFFKIADSMKGYLLKKRQKLLEDLNNPEQQKIALEKRQKLIEQFNDSRSQEIVNSNFNILKLPNADIILHRDKWILDNYKKPKGVLSTGCIIPHYTHASFRILNENGRKIKIEVIIGNNITYDIEFCDWAGNILYTINGIKHFKMLSHKSNSRIAIEYKNYGEEEYKFEDIYHLSTATRRWLPINKAYSHQEFVRKFNRLKGMIDN, via the coding sequence ATGGAAAGTAATTTTATTCATTTTTACTGGGCGGGGCCGGAAGGGAAAGAGATACCACATTTTGTATATAGAAACCTTAATATTTGGGCTAAATATTTAGATAAATCTAGAAGCTTATTTATTCCTATTTTATGGTGCAATGAAGCTGTTTATAAAACTTTAAAAGATAAAAATGGAACTGCTGCTATTAGTCAACGTAGTGGCAGCCTAAAAAATCCAGGTGCATTTGTAAATAATATCTATGGTACAGCATATGACAAGAAACGTTCACGTTCTGCTTCATACAAAGATTTCTACACATTATTACCTAAAGGCACAGAAACTTTCTATAAGTTATCATATCAATATAAGAGCCCTATTAAAGAACGTAAGGTAAGAAATGACAAGGAAACATGGGAGTTTGGAACAAAGTTTATACATATTCCCGTAATAGTAGTTAATTTTGAGAGTTATTTATATAATTTGGGAGAGACGTCTGAGGAAACAGAAAATTTCAGATTTATATTAGAGGTTTATAAGTTATACAATAAGCCATATTATTATACCAATGTAAAAGATGAGTATAATATTCATTTTCTTGCTAATTTTGGAGGGTTATATTTTGACATAGATTTTTTACCATTAACAGAAGTTTTTTTTGAGTCGATGAATCAAATAAGAACAGAAGAATATCAAGGGTGGTCATTAGATCGAATTTTACTTATGTTAAAAGCTATGAAATATGCCGATAGCCAGAATTTTAATTTTATACTAACCAAATATTGTGATATTGACATTTCTAAAACTCAACTTATTAATAATTTAAGAAAAAATACCTCAGTTATAAACCAAATGGCTACTTATGATGTTGGGTTTCAGATTTATCTTGAACCTGTAGAAAGAAAAATAGGGAAATTAAGTTACGATGAAGGCACTCTATTATTTATAAAAAAATATTTTGAAGAAAACTCAGTTAAGTACAAAAGCGATACTGAGGAATATATAAGAAAGGCTCAAGGAGTATTTCCTATAGGTTTGTTCCAAGGGAATAAGTATATAGGGTATGAAGGTTTAAGTGAAATACAAAAAACTACCAATGCAGAAAAATTACGCAAATTTAGCAACTATTTTAAAAATGGTACGTGCTTTCAACAATACCTAGAGGATTATCGAAGCCTTGGTGTTTCACCTATTCGTAATGTAAACTCGAGTTTAATACCATTGGCAAACGCGAATAGAATAATTACTTATAACGTTAACTTCTTTAGGCCTATATCTGAAGGTCTAAGCACTAATCAAAACTTGAGGGAAGTAGACCTAAATTATAAAATATTATATGCCCATTTATTTTGGGATAAGTTTACTCGTGTTTTTCGTTATGCTCCATCAACGTTATTTTATACTGGCTATGAAAAAATGACTAACTTTTTCAAAATAGCAGATAGTATGAAAGGTTATCTTTTGAAAAAAAGACAAAAATTGCTTGAGGACCTTAATAATCCTGAGCAACAAAAGATTGCTTTGGAAAAAAGACAAAAATTGATTGAGCAATTTAATGATTCTAGATCACAAGAGATTGTAAATAGTAATTTTAATATATTAAAACTCCCCAATGCCGATATTATATTACATCGAGATAAATGGATTTTAGATAATTATAAAAAACCGAAGGGTGTTTTGTCAACTGGTTGTATCATCCCACATTATACACACGCTTCGTTTAGAATTCTTAATGAAAATGGAAGAAAAATAAAAATTGAAGTTATAATAGGCAATAACATAACCTATGATATAGAATTCTGTGATTGGGCGGGTAATATATTATATACAATAAATGGAATTAAGCATTTTAAAATGTTATCACATAAGTCTAACTCTAGAATTGCAATAGAGTATAAAAATTATGGTGAGGAGGAATATAAATTTGAGGATATATACCACTTATCAACAGCAACAAGAAGATGGTTACCAATAAATAAAGCATATAGTCATCAAGAGTTTGTTCGAAAGTTTAATCGTCTAAAAGGTATGATTGATAACTAA
- the nadE gene encoding NAD(+) synthase: MNVVKNFTPEKYSEKLIQWLTNSCIKYPAEGFVIGVSGGIDSAVCASLLSKTDLPTTAFILPSKNNSDQDMIDALELINKLNIPYHIIPIQPVYESFLKSTQLFTNPQNDRQNVIKGNAQARFRMMYLYAYAQQNNRIVVGTDNACEWYMGYFTKFGDGAADILPLINLKKSQVFELGKYLDVPRNILTKAPSAGLWQGQTDEGEMGVTYQEIDNFLDGKEVSPATFEKISYWHNRSHHKRKMALTPDFN, translated from the coding sequence ATGAACGTAGTAAAAAATTTCACTCCTGAAAAATATTCAGAAAAACTTATACAATGGCTCACTAATAGCTGTATAAAATATCCTGCAGAAGGTTTCGTAATTGGTGTAAGTGGTGGTATAGATTCTGCAGTATGTGCATCACTTTTATCCAAAACTGATCTTCCTACAACAGCTTTTATACTACCATCAAAAAATAACTCTGATCAAGATATGATCGATGCATTAGAACTTATAAATAAATTAAATATTCCATACCATATAATACCAATCCAGCCAGTTTATGAAAGTTTTCTAAAGTCCACACAGCTATTTACAAATCCACAAAATGACAGACAAAATGTCATAAAAGGTAACGCTCAAGCTCGTTTTAGAATGATGTATTTATATGCTTATGCACAACAAAATAATCGTATAGTAGTTGGAACAGATAATGCTTGTGAATGGTATATGGGTTATTTCACCAAATTTGGCGATGGAGCTGCTGATATACTACCATTAATAAATCTTAAAAAGTCCCAGGTATTTGAGTTAGGTAAATACTTAGATGTTCCAAGGAATATCCTAACTAAGGCACCCTCTGCTGGTCTTTGGCAAGGCCAAACTGATGAAGGTGAAATGGGAGTTACTTATCAGGAAATAGATAATTTTCTCGACGGTAAAGAAGTATCGCCAGCAACTTTTGAAAAAATAAGCTACTGGCATAATCGCTCTCACCACAAAAGAAAGATGGCTTTAACGCCAGATTTTAACTAA
- a CDS encoding nicotinate phosphoribosyltransferase, with protein MKDCEFILKQDGKISRLTDKTFNFDNQIQNGFYSAKYFLKTQQILGQQSFSAIVLLQFFQRKEKATLCGIDEAIALIKKFAKNYNKLEIKALHDGDRISAFEPVLTIKGEYKDFGFLEGIIDGILARRTSLATNASNLVNLLNPNQEIIFMGDREDIYTTQSGDGYAVNIGGIKKVATDAMGAWTGVKGIGTMPHALIQNFNGNLVKACQAYIDTFPDEPLIALVDYNNDIVIDSLKVAHEFGQRLTAIRVDTSPTMVDKYFLRNLDHMGSFDPRGVNSELIKVLRRSLDKEGFHHVKIIASGNFDYEKIKQFQGDSTPVDIYGVGSSLLKIKIGFTGDCVELNGKPQAKLGRKKLDSDRLTLIR; from the coding sequence ATGAAAGATTGTGAATTTATACTCAAGCAAGATGGTAAGATAAGTAGACTCACTGATAAAACTTTTAACTTCGATAACCAAATACAAAATGGCTTTTATTCTGCTAAGTATTTTTTAAAAACTCAACAAATCTTAGGGCAACAATCCTTTTCTGCTATTGTATTACTACAATTTTTTCAGCGTAAGGAAAAAGCTACACTTTGTGGAATAGACGAAGCTATAGCTTTAATTAAAAAATTTGCTAAAAATTATAACAAATTAGAAATCAAAGCTCTACATGATGGTGATAGAATATCAGCTTTTGAGCCAGTATTAACGATAAAAGGTGAATATAAAGACTTCGGGTTTCTTGAAGGCATAATCGATGGAATATTAGCCCGCAGAACTAGCTTAGCTACTAATGCTTCTAACCTTGTTAATCTACTTAACCCTAATCAAGAAATAATCTTCATGGGTGATCGAGAAGATATATATACAACTCAATCAGGTGACGGCTATGCTGTAAATATTGGTGGAATAAAAAAAGTTGCTACTGATGCTATGGGAGCATGGACTGGTGTCAAGGGTATAGGAACTATGCCACATGCTTTAATTCAAAACTTTAATGGTAATTTAGTAAAAGCATGTCAAGCCTATATAGATACTTTCCCAGATGAGCCTCTAATAGCTCTTGTAGATTACAATAATGATATTGTTATAGATTCGCTAAAAGTAGCTCACGAATTTGGTCAAAGGCTTACTGCTATAAGAGTTGACACATCACCTACAATGGTTGATAAATATTTTTTGAGAAACCTTGATCATATGGGTAGCTTTGATCCACGTGGAGTAAATTCAGAGCTTATAAAAGTTTTACGTAGATCACTTGATAAAGAAGGCTTTCATCATGTAAAAATAATAGCCTCTGGTAATTTTGATTATGAAAAAATCAAACAATTTCAAGGTGATTCAACTCCTGTTGATATATATGGTGTTGGTAGCTCACTTTTAAAAATAAAGATAGGTTTTACCGGAGACTGTGTAGAGCTAAATGGTAAACCACAAGCAAAATTAGGCCGTAAAAAATTAGACTCAGATAGATTAACGTTGATTAGATAG
- a CDS encoding efflux transporter outer membrane subunit, which translates to MSKKNILPIALIAATLVTSSCSFFSPEYEKPEVKVPALWNSQNKDIEDTKDWDLTKLAWWREFNDPVLNNLITTALKDNNNLQVSIGNILQANAEINKANYGWLPTASVGGGGFIAQTFDTNASTNIPNLNIPNSTTAGGALVGIIPSYTINIARQFKLGEITRFSKVMQENIKNATRLSIISQVSAAYFSLLTAQEQLKLQSQMVKQLELLYYYSDAQHKLGANSPMLTELVKQQLESQKGKVAIISNDIVHFQNTLKILLGKNPGKITTSRNLNDINANVKIPVNIPSQVLENRPDIAIAEYKLKTANANIGLARSQFFPSIDLTGTFGNATLALGELATMNAWAWAAQAVSAVPIFNMSILADSDKAKAQFYQGYYDYIATLQKAFQDVDDSLSERAANNTNLNKQKLSLESTRKQLNILTKQYQNGAISKAQLTGITLNVLNQQMQTNQAKLKSLISVVNLYQALGGGYNVDNYSDPNYNNPAFAK; encoded by the coding sequence ATGTCAAAAAAAAATATACTACCTATAGCTTTAATTGCAGCTACTTTAGTTACATCTAGTTGTAGCTTCTTTAGCCCTGAATATGAGAAACCGGAAGTAAAAGTCCCTGCCCTTTGGAATAGTCAAAATAAAGATATAGAAGATACAAAAGATTGGGACCTAACAAAACTAGCATGGTGGCGTGAATTTAATGATCCTGTATTAAATAATCTTATTACTACAGCATTAAAAGATAATAATAATCTACAAGTCTCAATAGGTAATATTCTTCAAGCAAACGCAGAGATAAATAAAGCAAACTACGGTTGGTTACCTACAGCTAGTGTTGGTGGTGGTGGGTTTATTGCCCAAACATTTGACACCAATGCAAGCACGAATATACCTAATTTAAATATCCCTAATTCAACTACAGCTGGTGGTGCTCTTGTAGGTATAATCCCAAGCTATACTATAAACATAGCTAGACAATTTAAGCTAGGTGAAATTACAAGATTTAGTAAAGTTATGCAAGAAAACATCAAAAATGCTACTCGACTTTCTATAATTAGCCAAGTTAGTGCAGCTTACTTCTCATTACTTACAGCACAAGAACAGCTTAAACTACAATCACAAATGGTCAAGCAATTAGAATTACTTTATTACTATTCTGATGCTCAACACAAATTAGGAGCTAACTCACCTATGTTAACTGAACTGGTTAAACAGCAGTTAGAATCTCAAAAAGGTAAAGTTGCTATCATAAGTAATGATATAGTTCACTTCCAAAATACTCTTAAAATATTGCTAGGCAAGAATCCTGGAAAAATCACTACATCAAGAAATCTTAATGACATAAACGCTAATGTTAAAATCCCTGTTAACATTCCTTCTCAGGTTTTAGAAAACCGTCCTGATATCGCTATAGCTGAGTATAAACTTAAAACTGCTAATGCAAACATTGGTTTAGCAAGATCACAGTTTTTTCCTAGTATAGATCTAACAGGAACTTTTGGTAATGCAACCTTAGCTTTAGGTGAGTTAGCAACCATGAATGCCTGGGCATGGGCTGCTCAGGCGGTTTCAGCTGTACCTATTTTTAACATGAGTATTTTAGCTGATAGTGATAAAGCTAAAGCGCAATTTTATCAAGGTTATTATGATTATATCGCAACACTTCAAAAAGCTTTTCAAGATGTTGATGATAGTCTATCTGAAAGAGCTGCAAATAATACAAATTTAAATAAACAGAAACTTTCTTTAGAATCTACAAGAAAACAACTGAACATACTTACTAAACAATATCAAAATGGTGCTATTAGTAAAGCTCAATTGACGGGAATTACTCTGAATGTCCTTAACCAACAAATGCAGACAAACCAAGCTAAGCTAAAATCTTTAATAAGCGTAGTTAATCTTTATCAAGCTTTAGGTGGTGGTTACAATGTGGATAATTATAGCGACCCTAATTATAACAATCCTGCCTTTGCTAAATAA
- a CDS encoding HlyD family secretion protein: MSENKENQIQNDNKTSKFSPKKIAIGISIIAITGFSIYAYYMYNKIYPSTDNAYVDADVINISAKVGGYIEKVYVQNNQYVHKGTKLVQIDPTDYQLNVAQANASFIQAKGQLAVANEQVSIAKSNLIKAKASLETATSMANRYVKLYQEDAGSLQDAQKYTDQRIQAEKASEQAFSSLKQALLQVEIAKAQVNAAQVTLENANLNLGYTTLIAPSDGYVSNLKIYKGQLISPGQPLFGFIKNKKWWINANFKETDLDRIKAGQKVKVKLDMYSHTYIGKVDSLSYATGSVFSLLPPENATGNWVKVTQRFPVKVILKDDPNYPLRVGASATVKINTL; this comes from the coding sequence ATGTCAGAAAATAAAGAAAACCAAATCCAAAATGATAACAAAACCTCAAAATTTTCACCAAAAAAAATTGCTATTGGAATCAGTATTATCGCAATTACAGGTTTTAGTATATACGCATATTATATGTATAATAAAATATACCCTAGTACAGATAATGCCTATGTTGATGCTGATGTCATAAATATATCTGCTAAAGTCGGCGGTTATATTGAAAAAGTATATGTTCAAAATAACCAGTATGTACATAAAGGTACCAAATTAGTGCAAATTGACCCTACTGACTATCAGCTTAATGTTGCTCAAGCAAATGCTAGTTTTATACAAGCAAAAGGTCAACTAGCTGTGGCAAATGAACAAGTATCTATAGCAAAATCAAATCTTATAAAAGCTAAAGCCTCTCTTGAAACTGCAACAAGTATGGCTAATAGATATGTTAAACTCTATCAAGAAGATGCTGGATCACTGCAAGATGCTCAAAAATACACCGATCAACGCATACAAGCAGAAAAAGCTTCCGAACAAGCCTTTTCATCTTTAAAACAAGCTTTACTACAAGTTGAGATAGCTAAAGCTCAAGTAAATGCTGCTCAAGTAACCTTAGAGAATGCTAACTTAAACCTAGGGTATACTACACTTATAGCCCCTTCTGATGGTTATGTTTCTAATTTAAAAATATACAAGGGACAACTTATATCTCCAGGTCAACCGTTATTTGGCTTTATTAAAAATAAAAAATGGTGGATAAATGCTAACTTTAAAGAAACAGATCTTGACAGGATCAAAGCTGGGCAAAAAGTAAAAGTTAAATTAGACATGTATAGTCATACATATATTGGAAAAGTTGACAGTTTAAGCTATGCTACAGGATCTGTCTTCTCACTATTACCCCCAGAAAATGCTACTGGAAACTGGGTAAAAGTTACACAACGTTTTCCTGTTAAGGTTATATTAAAAGATGATCCTAATTACCCTTTACGAGTTGGTGCAAGTGCAACTGTAAAAATTAATACTTTATAG
- a CDS encoding MDR family MFS transporter: MQANISTAKGFWSQKRSIVALAISLLALAEIVDLTIVAVAIPQIMGAIGANVETIADVTTVYIVSAAIFILLSGLVIEKYGIKRVALVSSVIFGISSIMCGLSTSLTEMIIFRALQGIGGAFLPSVAQTYISTNFKNDEYKKMMTIYSMVIVMGPILGPVLGGAICENMSWEWIFYVNVPLCIVAFVIILFMMETTKIKKMKIDYISFSFMAIGVGCLEFFIDNGNTNGWFESIEMIILFAISLISLGFFIWRGLIYSSVVKFGIFKNLNFVLACFLCFTFVLLFSAAMAYLPTMLQQVYGYPVDLAGYITAPRGVAAVFGAAFTQVYLVKKIGVRKSISLGIITFGISCIMQAHFSATANELYIVITTMIQGIGMMMFFIPFMSILVVGIAEEDMGDMSGSFNFFRNFGSSVGTAFVATFISRSQQTSFQELSQNISSLNQNFQAWSSKLPLSDPTVIAIAKQQVIHQGSLLSYLNSFYVVGILSLLLAVVPFLLKEPPENAQTIIAH, encoded by the coding sequence ATGCAAGCAAATATATCTACCGCTAAAGGTTTTTGGAGCCAAAAAAGATCTATTGTTGCACTAGCAATAAGTTTGCTTGCCTTAGCAGAAATAGTCGACTTAACTATAGTCGCTGTAGCTATACCTCAGATTATGGGAGCTATTGGAGCAAATGTCGAAACTATCGCTGATGTAACTACTGTATATATAGTTTCAGCTGCTATATTTATATTACTATCTGGTTTAGTAATAGAAAAGTATGGGATTAAACGTGTAGCGTTAGTTTCATCTGTGATTTTTGGCATTTCATCTATTATGTGTGGCTTATCTACATCTCTTACAGAAATGATTATTTTCAGAGCACTTCAAGGGATAGGTGGAGCGTTTTTACCTTCTGTAGCTCAAACATATATTTCCACGAACTTCAAAAATGATGAATACAAAAAAATGATGACTATATATAGCATGGTTATCGTTATGGGACCAATACTTGGTCCTGTCCTTGGAGGCGCAATATGTGAAAATATGTCTTGGGAATGGATCTTTTATGTAAACGTACCTTTATGTATAGTGGCCTTTGTTATTATTTTATTTATGATGGAAACTACCAAAATCAAAAAAATGAAAATAGATTACATAAGCTTTAGCTTTATGGCCATAGGTGTGGGCTGTTTAGAATTTTTTATTGATAATGGTAATACAAACGGTTGGTTTGAATCTATAGAAATGATCATTTTATTTGCTATTTCTCTAATATCATTAGGGTTTTTTATATGGAGAGGATTAATTTACTCTTCAGTAGTTAAGTTTGGAATTTTTAAAAATCTCAACTTTGTACTAGCATGCTTTTTATGTTTTACTTTTGTTTTACTATTCTCTGCAGCAATGGCGTATCTACCTACTATGCTACAACAAGTATATGGCTACCCTGTCGATCTAGCTGGTTATATAACGGCTCCCAGAGGTGTCGCTGCTGTATTTGGTGCAGCATTTACTCAAGTATACTTAGTTAAAAAAATAGGTGTGAGAAAATCGATAAGTTTAGGGATAATTACTTTCGGCATATCATGTATTATGCAAGCTCATTTTTCAGCTACAGCTAATGAACTATATATAGTGATAACCACAATGATTCAAGGTATTGGTATGATGATGTTTTTTATACCTTTTATGAGTATATTAGTTGTTGGTATCGCTGAAGAGGATATGGGAGATATGTCCGGTTCATTTAACTTTTTTAGAAACTTTGGGAGCTCTGTTGGTACAGCTTTTGTCGCTACGTTTATCTCTAGAAGCCAACAAACTAGTTTTCAAGAATTATCTCAAAACATATCCTCTTTAAACCAGAATTTCCAAGCATGGAGTAGTAAACTACCCCTTTCAGACCCTACTGTTATTGCTATAGCAAAACAACAAGTAATACACCAAGGAAGTTTGTTAAGCTATCTAAATTCTTTTTATGTAGTTGGTATACTTAGTCTTCTTTTAGCTGTTGTGCCATTTTTATTAAAAGAGCCTCCTGAAAATGCTCAAACGATAATAGCGCATTAA